From Solanum stenotomum isolate F172 chromosome 2, ASM1918654v1, whole genome shotgun sequence:
TGTGCCTACCAGTGACGCTGCCTGAGAGAGTGCAGTCCAAGCTTATCAGTTATTTCGGCAGCATTCATTGCATTGGGAAGATCTTGTTTGTTAGCAAAAACAAGAAGCACTGCGTCCCGAAGCTCATCCTGGAACAGAGAGTAATGACTATTAAACTCCACAGGTCAGTCGGCAAAGTTTAAGTCCAACTTAAGAACAAAATCCTTTCACTTTGTCatttaataattaatgtaaCTATGAGCATAGTAAGCATGAGCTATGAGCAGAAAAAGCATTTGGGTACTGTGGTTCAGCATAGAAGCTCCCTGCTCCTACTCACCCTTTACTATTTTATGTGTTCTTTTCCTAAGAAACAATATATGGACACGTTGACCAGTGCAAACATAAAGTGAAGTATTGACACTTCTCTCTTCCAGTTTAATTAAATGACAAGCAGAAGGAAAAATCTCCTCTTTGACTATTTCTCCctgaactcttttttttttttttttgataaaactaTTTCTCCCTGAACTCTTCTAGGTACTTCACCTGCTAATGGTTAAATCATAAATAACCAACTGTCCCATTCAACAATGGATCAAAGTTGATGAACTGTTCCAATTATGACATTCATCTTACTAACAATAACATCCTGAATAACATATCAAAGACAGAGGGACAAAATGATTGGTTGATATGACACACTCCATAAGATCAAGAAAAAATGTTTGACAATTTAGAATCACCGAAACATCATCTTTGGCTCCACTTGAAGCtccaaaaaattgaattaaattaggTGCAGTCAATACCGTCAAGAGTTATACAGTTTTCTTTTACTTTGGACCAAGCACAGTTCTTTTATCTTCATTCAAGCTGGGAGATCATTGTCAGTGTTGTTGACTGTAACTCTATCCTTGTTATAGAAATTGATAACATAACGTAGATTATTTGTGTATAGTATCAGACTTTTGGCATACTCCTAAATGAGGATCACAGTAAAGTTTAAATCTAACTCAATTAACTCCCTCTAAATGGAAACTACGTTAGCTTAAACTCAAATGAGATAAGAATATTACCAAACTAAGATTTTGAAGTTGGACTAATCAAAATAAAGAAGGTATATTAGCACACATTAGCGAAAATTCATTTCAAAATCACAATTTGCCAATATGCTCAAGGCTCCATTTAGGAACTCTGAATTGCATAAAATTAAGTTATatccaagttttttttttctgaaaatgaAGTTATATCCAAGATTATTGTCAGGGATGAAAAGTATTTTGTTTTTCTCATCCAtagttttgatttattattagTCCATGTTCAGGGATTTTCAGAAAATTAAGAGTCATCGCTTTGtagtttttaaaaagaaaaaaaaaacaatggaAAAATAgttcattttttagttttaataattGCTAAGCAAGCTTTATTTGACAAGATTGAGGGAAAAAAGTACTTCCTACGTTTCAATTTATATGGATGGTTTGACTTAGCATGGAGAGTTTAAGAAAGAGAGACTTTTGGCAGACATATATACAGTGTCATAACCACAAGTTGTAATCACTCTTGATGAAAACGACTATTGCAAATGCTTGTGCAATAGTTTCAACGGTTCGGATATCAGCTTGAAGAGATAATTAGTATACAATGCAGATTTCAGTACTATTCACTTAAAATAGTCgcagatttttttttccatgcAGCTTAAGCTTTAGAAGTTGAATCTCATTTCctgaaaacaaaaaacaatataaaaaaggtGTGAGAATTATTACCTCATTTAACATCCTATGCAACTCATCTCTTGCCTCCACAACACGATCTCTGTCATTGCTATCAACCACGAAAATGAGACCCTGAGTGTTCTGGAAATAGTGTCTCCATAATGGAcgaatctggaaaaaaaaaagtggctATGCATTAAACAGTTGAATCAAAGGCCTCATTCTATGAAGCACATAAGTCGAGGAAAGGGGAATGGTAAGATCAGCAAACAAAAGATAAAGACTTGCTCCCGGTTTATCATAAACAATTACCAAACTCTATGTTAACTTATATTCCTTAGACACTAAAAACATCTATACCTTGTCCTGACCCCCGACATCCCAAACAGTGAAGCTGATGTTCTTGTACTCAACAGTCTCCACGTTGAAACCTGcaaattatcaattattattgACATCATCCGAGCAGTAATATTATAAGCATACAATTACAGAGATTAGAGTAAGCTAAAAACAGAGCTGATTATCTATTCATAGCAACACTTTCAACAAGGTTGTGAAAACAAGCACATAGAAGAAACATAACATACTTCCTTTCTTTAGTTCATTTTAAAGGCTCTCTTTTGGTGCATTTACAGAAATGTTTTCCTAAGAATTACGAAAAACTTGTTCATCTTAAAACCAAAAAATTGGTTTAGAAAAGCATAAACAATTTCTTACTGCCAa
This genomic window contains:
- the LOC125857077 gene encoding ADP-ribosylation factor 2-like; the encoded protein is MGLTFTKLFSRLFAKKEMRILMVGLDAAGKTTILYKLKLGEIVTTIPTIGFNVETVEYKNISFTVWDVGGQDKIRPLWRHYFQNTQGLIFVVDSNDRDRVVEARDELHRMLNEDELRDAVLLVFANKQDLPNAMNAAEITDKLGLHSLRQRHWYIQSTCATSGEGLYEGLDWLSNNIANKS